Genomic DNA from Coffea arabica cultivar ET-39 chromosome 7e, Coffea Arabica ET-39 HiFi, whole genome shotgun sequence:
GTGAGTGCCTTCAGTTCTTAAAGTTCTTAAATGGCCTaaatttagttttaatatttcaatttttatgcATATTTAGTCATAataattgacttttttttttttaccaattactaTGGGAATCTAGTCGTGTGCCAACAagtaatttgataaaaaaaaaattgctaacCCTAaactacaataaaaaaaaaggactaaTTACTCATATGCTGGTTATGCAAATAATTAGTCTTTaacttaaattttttaaattaattgaaCTTTTGTATCTCTGAGCTAAGACTAATTACTCACGTGATCGGCATGTAAGTAATTAGTTCTTTTTTTACTACAAATTATGACCAACAATATTTATTTCAAGTTACATAATAGCATGCGATACAGCAATGGGTTAAAATCAGTCAATAAAACTAAATATACTTAAATTGAAATGTTTggaattagatttgttttcttttttttcaaacttttagaGCTAAAAGTGCTCATATCCTAAACATTGGGACCAAAACTGCAATTCTCTCTATTTTTAAAGCCCGCGATcgtatattttatatatttactGCACTGCATTCCAGAAGAACTGTCACCGCCTGCCTGCAAAACTGGTACTTGGATCGTTTGATCTCTGGAATAGAGAAGTAGGGAAGAAGATGGCGCAAAACCCAGAAACCGTATCATACTTGACACAGAAAGAAGCAACAGAAATCGACGAGCTACTCATGGGTCCTCTTGGTTTCGGTGTTGATCAGTTAATGGTCAGTTTTCTCAGTTcctgtgatttttttttggggttgaaTTTCTGTGTTCTGTATCTTTAATAGCGGACCCTTTTGATTGTTGTTACCAATATCATTTCTGTAGGAGTTGGCTGGTTTGAGCGTGGCCGCTGCTATAGCTGAGGTAAACTTCTGTAGTTTTTGGCTATGTCTTTTGGCTGTTTTCCAATTTAGCTGAAGAATTTGGTGAAAGATTATATTTTGACaataaaaatgaagaagaagataatTGTTTTGTCAGTAAGAATATAACTGTATCAGACCATTACCCCCAAACCCCCAGGggccaaaaaacaaaaaaaggaaaaagaaaatcatgttcCTAAGTAGCTATAATTTGTCAATGGTAAATTGAGACCTAGACTTACGTGAAAAGGTTCTGCTTAATCTGTAAAAGTACTACAGATTTAGCATCATATATTATAGTTAGAGATGGAGCCGGAGCTGGAGCTTCAGTTCGAGCCTGATTGAGCCCGAGCCCTGTTATAGACAATTACTTTGAAACTTATTTTGCGCTTGAATGCGGTTACTTAGGATTATTGTCTTTAGGAGGCTATATCTTGCTTCTGGCTTTTGTGCAACACAGacttcaagaaagaaaaagcagtACAAGATTAGCAGACGTCCATGTTTGCATTATTAACAAACATGCTAGAATCCTGTAGCAGAGATCTTCTTTACCATATGTTATGCAATACCATCTAATCAAAATAAAGACGTATCTGTAGGCCGAAGAAAAAATATGGGGTTCATATAATTGCTTTTTACAAACTGATGGAgacatttgcttttctttttaacATTTAAACTTAAGAAAAGATgatattcattattttttttcttccttatttctttccaaaactttGACTAATAGCAGCAAAGTATAGGATCTGAAGCTTAGGAATGGTATAATGAAACCATAAGTTGAAATTAAAGTGCTGCACTGAGTATTGCTAGTGTTTCATGACACTGCAATATATGCACTGAAAGATTCTTATTTAATATCTATAcaaatattttaatatattaCCGTGAAGTTCATGTTTAGATGATGAAATAGTTGAATAACTTAAAAGAATTCATTTCAATACACAACAAATAACACAGAGGCTACAGTATCTATCATTTACAGGCATGATATGAAGGATTCTGTGTATAAACAATGATTACATGCTTAAATTCTTGTCAAACTATACTAAACTTTGGCAATTTTATCGGAACGGTGGAGTTTAAACCATTCCATATGAATGGAAAATGTGCTGTAATCACCAGTTGCAGCTCATTGAAGTCAAATGTGCTGTAATAACCACTCGCTGCCTGGGGATTTTTTGCCATTACGAAAAAATAAGCTTTGCGGATGAAGAGAAAAGTTAAAAACTCTCTCTCAGATGTTTGAACTTTGCCTTCGTAGTTTTTACAGTTATTGTGCTTCTAGAAGCATTCTGGGTATTGTCATTTTTGTGACTTAAGAGAACTTATAGGACAGCAGACCCATTTGTCTCAGAGCCCCTCATTTACTGTGTTATAACAGCCTGAAACAGGTTTCACTGTTTCTATTGAAAGATTGACAAGtttatgaaaaataaaagacatgTTTCACAATCCCATTCACTATTACACAGATATAAGATTTTGAGGAAATTAGGGTGAGGTACATTTAAGAAGTGATTAACAAGATCAGTTGAACATACCTAATACAGAGAGCAGAAATCCTGGAAGTCCACGTGCACTCTTATTATTCAAATTAAAGAACCTTCTATTCGATATGCATCTGAGTTTGGAATCTCACATATTAACTTTTGGTGCTCTGAAAAGAATAGTTTCAATGGCATGGAAATAGCTTCTGAAGATCTTTACCCTGCGGTTAAAAGCCTCAAACTCAAATTAAGAGTTATAATGCTTCTACTGTCTGAGTATATTCTTTGGAGCTTTGACAGGTCTATGGAGCAAGCAAATACAGTCATGTTCTTACAATTTGTGGTCCTGGAAATAATGGTGGTGATGGTCTTGTAGCCGCTCGCCATTTACATCACTTTGGATATAGGTCTGCTGTTTGTTATCCTAAACGTACTCCAAAACCACTTTATGCTGGTCTTGCAACTCAGGTATAGGTCAATACTGGAATTTTCAGGACATTTGATTACTTGTAATGCCAGAAATTCTCATAATAGCCATTTGCAGCTTGAGTCATTGTCAGTTCCATTCCTTTCTGAGGAAGATCTACCTACAGAGCTCTCAGAACACTTTGATATTATTGTGGATGCAATATTTGGATTTTCATTCAAGggtaatcttttcttttcttgatgtttcgTAAATTTCTGGCTTACATGTGTAACATAGTTGCATAGAGATGTATCATTgagttctttttttcttgtcaCTCACTATGACAATGATTCAGACTTGGGAGTCTTGTTGTCATGTATTGTAGTGAATCCTACACCTATTAATACAAAGTAGAACAATCTAAACTATTCCTAAAATCTACAGGTAGGAATATAAAAGATCCTTACAggtcatttgaaaattttccccgTAACTATAGGAATTTTGAAATGAGGATAGAAAATAGTTTTACATGCATTCTTTGAGCATGTCACATTAGGATTGTACTACAAAGAATTGTTTGGCCTAAGGTGAATAAATTTAGAAGACCTTCTTGTTATACTCTAAGATGCTTGTAAATGGCTGTAAATGTGTAGGTGCTCCTAGATCACCTTTTGACAGTCTCATCCAAAGGCTGGTTTCTCTTAAAAAGTTTGACAAGACTCAGAAGGCATCGGCTATAGTTGTCTCAATAGATATACCATCTGGTTGGCACGTTGAAGAAGGAGATATCACTGGTGATGGAATTAAACCTGACATGCTGGTATTCTGTTTCCCTTGGAAATACGATATATTTCCTTCTACACTATATCATTCTTTATGCAAATGTgatctcttttttcctttgatcCTTTACTCAAGGTTGGGTGGACCGACTAATTGCAGGTCTCTTTAACTGCTCCTAAGTTGGGTGCCAAAAAGTTCGTTGGTCAGCATCACTTTCTAGGTGGGAGGTTTGTCCCACCAATTgttgtggacaaattcaagcTTCAACTACCTTCATATTCTGGCACTTCTATGTGTGCCCTAATTGAAAAGCCTCCACAAATCGAGATACAGGCTCCCAGAGAAAACTATTTAAGTACTGATTTTCTGGAGGAAAAGGTGGAAGTCGACCCTTTTGATCAGGTTTGACTTGTATAGTCATAATTAATTGTCATTGGCGTAAGATATAGTTGTAATCTGTGTTTGCAGcctaaataaagaaaaacagaaaatctGGTGTTTCCCTAGTGTTCAAGTTTAGAGTATCACCTCAGTAGCCtagttttttaattatttggtaCATTACTGCTTATTCTATCCATCATGATGGATTTTATCTTAATCTCTTGCAGTTACAGAAATGGATTCACCATGCGGTGGCAGCAGGAGTGAAAGACCCAAATCTTGTGGCTCTGTCGACTGCTGGCCGTGATGGGAAACTGTGAGTCTCATCTCTTActatttccttcttcaacaatTGACAATAGTGTTTTTTGTCAATGAGTTATTAGAAATCTGAGTTTGGAAACTAAGGTATCAGCATTTAGATAAATAGATATTCCTAATACTGTTATGCCTGTAAACTTTTCCAGTTTCATGCTTGTAACTTAACGAGAGTACCAGCATTAGTTCACGGAAGTTCTTAATATTGCATTATTGGATATCTAATTGTTACTGTAGATATAAATGTTTTACATCATGTTTTTTTGTTTAACAGTTCGTCACGGATAGTACAGCTCCTCAGTGTTGACAACAATGGATTTGTGTGGTTAGTTTTGTTTTATGACTATTGTGGCAATAGAGTCTGATGCTTTGGTGTAAGTTTCCTTTTTGACATAAGTTAATGTTTTTTAGTTACAAGATTCTTGTGTGTGTAGGTGCACCAGTTACGAAAGTCAAAAGGGCCGTGATTTGTCTGAAAATCCTCATgcatcaattttgttttattgggATATGTTGAAGAGACAGGTAAATGAACTTTCATCTTTACAATATGTGAACCTTCATGGATATCTGTTGGGTTatgcaaaagaaaaactatAAAATTAGTAGAAAGTACTGTCTTGTACATTGGCTACTGGAAGGAAGTGTTGCATGCTACCACCATTGGAGTAGATGTTGATTATCTGATCCATTTTTGTTATCATTTATGTGTTTCCTAGCAAATAATTTGTGTTTCTGAGGTACGATTTCTGGATTGGAATAGAATGATGTGCAGATTTGGTGTCTAGGTAAGAGTGGAAGGTTCTGTTGAGAAATTGTCTGATGAGGAATCTGAGCAGTATTTTCACAAAAATCCTCGAGAAATTAGGATCAGATCTATTGCTAGCGAGCAGGTTCCTCCTTTACTAtttcaatttacaagtttctctgCATGTGCATCTCTGTGAATAACTAAGACTGATTTATATCGTATTTTCAGAGCATTGTAGTTCCTGGACGGCAAGTCCTCCATCAACAATATGAAGAATTGAAGGATTACTTTGATAGGTTAGTGCTTAAATTCCATACATTTAGACCTTCATCCTGTAGAACCTTTTACAGCTCTAGGCTCTGCTTATCTGTATAACTGCATATTCTTTTCATGCTGGGGTTGTGATGTGTGTGTCATCCTTTTGGTGTGCAGAAGCATAAAACTATATATTTCTTGGTTTAAGTTTGGATTAGAGAGTTTTCTCCTGAATTGCTTCTCCTGAAACACAAACCTATGGTCAGACATCTACATGTTGCTTACCTTTTACAGGTCTAGGCTCTGCTTATCTTTATAACTGCATATTCTTTTCATGCTGGGGTTGTGATGTGCGTGTCATCCTTTTGGTGTGCAGAAGCATAAAactatatttttcttggtttAAGTTTGGATTAGAGAGTTTTCTCCTGAATTGCTTCTCCTGAAACACAAACCTATGGTTAGACATCTACATGTTGCTTATGTGCTTCTGTTGAAACACATATGGTCAGACATCCACATGTTGCTTTGACCCCTCCACTGTATGAAGCTCAGAGACAAAACTATAATCATCTAAGCATAACTTTTAGGCACATATCCCATTCTTCTGTTGGACTTCCCCCAACTATAACTTTgtgttttttaaacaaaaaattggACAGAGACTATTTTACAAAGAGGGATCACCTCTCAAGAATATATCAAACAGCACTATCCGTACATACATGTAAATCTCATAAAACTTTCGCAGCTTTTAAAATCCTACTTCTGTGTTCTACAATCAACCACAAAAGCTTTTTTCCATATAATGTTTTTGGCTAAACAAGTTATCATCTTCCATATTACTGGCTTTACTGTTGCAATCATGTTCTCTTTAATTGATTTTAAGCCCTGTGCCTGAAATATGTCCTTTACTCACTTTATGATGTCATGTAAAACATCTACTTTGCACAGTCACATTCCTCTTTAACATTTGTCTTTCCATAAAACTCTGGAGtagtgtttaattgctttttgaGTTTGCACTTTCATTAAATATACATTTTACTTACCTTGTGTCTGAAGGAAAATTTCTTTTGTTAGCATATTCTATGACAATGGGTTGTTGACTTTCCTGTCCAAAAGTTCAAAAGCACACAATTTAATTGCTCTTTATTATATTTTCCTATAAAACTATAGAGCTTTtcccaaaagaagaagaagaagaagaaactatGACATAGCTAAGCGTTGTGGTGATTATCGCTTAATCTAGTGCATGTTGTAAACTGGTTGAAGGAAAACAGTTATGGATGAATAAAAGGCTTGAAGGTTAAGAGTCTTAACCAGAAAGCAAGCCATTCAATGGAATGAGGAATAACGAAATTTTAAGACTTGGGCTGTTTAGTGCTTTATGATCATGACCTTGCAGCAAATTTGGTTGGGTAGCTGCCCAGAATAGAGAGAAAGAGGAATTTCATCTAGCAATGACTGAGAGTATGCCATTTGTATACAAGTGTATGATACAACTCAACATACTGCATAATGCTTAAAGATTTTGAAATGAATTCAACAACCCTAATTTCCCTACTAACAGAGTCACTTGTACTCTTTATCATTTGCATAATGCTTATCTACATTTTCTGATCATTAGAAAAGTACCCaaagatgaaataaattaaagagAGATAAATAGATAGAAGCTGGAACAATTGCTTTTAAATGCCATTTATGACACTAAATTAGACTGAAAAGGTATCACATAAGGTCCAATATGGGGCACTTTAGGTACCTCAAGTTGAAGCTTTAGGATTTGACCTTATTTTTCATGGCCCTAGTATTTTCATCAGCAATAGAATTTTGTCTATAATCAATTTTCTGGATGCACTTTTCTCAATTTCCATAGTGTCAATTTGCGAGTGGTGATTGTTGACGATCTTTCTCTTACTACGTTTCAGTGTCTATTACTATGTTGAAGATCTTTCTCTATTTCCATAGTGTCAATTTGCTAGTGGTGATTGTTGACAATTTGTGTCAATTTCCATAGTTTCTCATATGATGTTATGTGAAGTGCATTTGGGTCATTAACAACTCATGTTATCTGCAGAAGTTTCAGTTTCATTCCTAGACCCACAAACTGGGGAGGCTATAGGTTGAAACCAGAGTTTTTTGAGTTTTGGCAAGGAGAGGAATCTCGCGTGCATCTAAAGTACGTCTTATCTCCTTTTTCCTGTCTTGCAATTTAGCATAAGATGGGTCTACATGGCATAGAATGATGGAAAATCCAGATAGTGCTCTTAACTTTTATGGTGAATATAGGGTCTATGTACTTCCTTGTTTGAGGATCTtgaagatttttcttttctatagTATTCCAGGGTATGTAGTTCTGGATGAAATACTTCAAAGCCATTGTTAAAATTCTTGCAATCAAGTAAGCTTTACCATGTGGTAAAAGATGGTACAAGGGGACTAAAAAATGGAAATATTTTAATGTAATAGTGTTCAGCTTTTCCATAGAGATATTTCAGATATGCACTTAGTTATATTAAAGAATTATGAAATGGAAATATGACCTAGAgatcaaaaattattttgttgaaaaccCAAATTTTCTAGTTTCGGGCTAAAAATGCATAATGTTTGTGTGCATGTATAACACTGAAGAAAGCTGGGGCCTGTGCTTCAACGTAAGAGATTGATAAATAAAGATGTTAGAAAGCAATAACTTGTGAAGATTTTTTGGGAGTCATTTTTCTTTAGCTGTAAGTTGAATGTTGCCATGCCTTTTCTCAGGTTACAGTATTTTGCAAAAAAAGTTGATGAAAGGATAACTTGGACGGTGGATCAACTGACTGCCTGACTAGAAGAATTGGCTTTCTCTGTTTGAATGTTATTTGCTGAATGTATCCGTTTAGTGTTAGATGTATATGCTGTAGTTGATGATGTTTGTTTCATGTTTAGTGTAAGTGTTGGTGTGATTTCCAGGTGTGTCACTTGCAGTAGTGCAGGTTTTATTTTCAGAACTGGCTGATTGTGTGTGATGACTGATTTGAAGCCTTACAATCACAAGCAAGTACAAGCAACTCTAATTAGAATAAAATATAGTTTGGCAAGTTTGTCTTTGGTGGTAAGAATACCATTTAAGCATTGAAACAATGGATTGAAATCAAGAAAACGCCTTGGTTTTGTGAAGATCAGGCCattattcatggttcaaaaaaTGTGTGGGAGTATGAGCAATAAGTCTCTTCTTTTGGttaaaaagaaagttaaaaattttcttccagAAATCCTCTAATCCATCAAGattaagacttttttttttcccttatttcATTTTCTTATCCTTTCTCTTCTGCATTTTAATTTGTTACAAAAACTTTCATCTGCTTTGTCGGAAAACAtattatcttttcctttttagtttCTGCCATTaatttttcttcctccttgtgTCCATTCTTTCACCCCATCAACTTCTTCCAATTACCACGTCAAATGGAACAGTTAGGCAATCATATAAGTTTGCACTGTTCAACAAGTGGAAGACTTGGTCCCTACCTTAATCAGATGCTGTACCAGCATTTGGAAGAATATGATGGGGTGAAAGAATGGATACAAGGAGGAAAAGTTGAAAGTAGGCCCTTTAAGAGGAGACTCACTGCTCTGCCACCAGAGTCATGTTACCACTCCTTATAAATGTGTTGATTGGACCATTTTTGTACCTTGAAACTTCACCTGGAAATCAAGGAAGAAGgttaaaaggaaaaacaattaGAAAATAAAACATGGAAGATAAGGGTCTCTAAttaggaaagaaacaaaaattaaggGTAGCGTAGACATTTTCAATTACTTCGGATAACTTTCTACCCTTCATATGTTAGATATTCTTTTTAATTAGATTTCGTGATCTACGAAATCACcttaaaatttcaacaagtAAAGGTTCTGAATCTTAAATTTCATCCTTTCCTTGTTCGAAATTTTTTTGCCTACAAGTTGATGCATTCGCATAGAACCAGACCACAACAAAAGCTACTCAGACATAGAGAGTTCTAATTGTGAGCATTgtcttttttggtcaaaatttgagTTTTCTCCCACTTTGTTCCATACTCGTTTTAGGGATTTATGAATATTCTTCTAAACTTCGTATTCTTATTCTTCTTCACAATAGTAAAATTGGCTTTCCTCCGTCCGTGACCATTAATTAGTCTAATTGATCAGACTGCGAAACTCAGACTGTCTTTGCCTTTTGTTATCTTTCTTCAATACTTTATTAATCTTACTGGTTTTTTTCAAATAACTCGGGCATATaggttgaaatttcaaaatGTAGAGGTTTTGGATTCTAATTACCTTTCTTCTCTTTCGTTTTATAAATCCCATCTCTTCTTtgctaaaaaaatttttttaaaaaaagtcgGACCATATGCCAACACATCGGGTAACCACATGCTAATTCTTGGTGAACAAATTCAACAGAATCATTGGATTGTCCAACAATAATCTCAACATCATTTAATAATGAACTAGGTGAAAGTTTATTTCCGTCAGCTGTCAACTCTATCATCACAAGGCGCTACAAACAAGCTAGCGAATGCAAAGATTTTTCAGTGTGGTGAGTCAATTACAGCAGGCAAATTAAGGTCCTATTTGCTTATCAATCATATAAATAGCCCCTCACATATTTTGTTTTGGCACCTTTTACGTCCCTCATATATGAAATGATGATTTTTTATCATTCGCAAATGGAATCGGCTCATTTCTACTAAAAATCTtgccaggaaaaaaaaaaaaaaaaatcacgtgTTGCCCGTGTCTCACAAACTTTAGGAGAAAAATCAGAAGACTGCagggaaaaggggaaaaacatccctcacatttccTTCTTTTTCGTCCTATTTTCCCATGCCAAGAATGTGGCAACAGCCATAGCTACCTTCGGTCGCCATGCTGATGGTATTGCAGTgtactttttgttttttcagttgactttttccttttttgcttcCAGTCTTACTGGGATATATCTTCATACACTTATTTATTAAATTCTTTGTTCTAATAATTATCTTTTTACTCACTTTACCCTTAAAACTACTGGTCAAATATAATAGAGTTTGTTAATTCAAGTGAAACAACATAATTAGCCCCtaaaattattatcattttaccccCCAAAAACTATAGcattattatcaatttacctttttttagGGACTTTATCttaccattaaaccaacttCAAATATTGAATGATTATAAACAAAAGCACCTTCCTTTCttgtataaataaaaaaataaaaaatttggaataGCTCTTCTCCtttattttaccctttttaataCCAAGaatgaaagtcaaaagtgttcttctctttttttttgcacTCTtatttaatattatatatatatatagagagagagagagagaggagggagagaactcaattttgcaaataaaaaagaaagaatataaTATTCTCATTACTTTAAAATGACTCCTGATATACCCAATTCCAACCCCAACGGCCTTAAAATAAAGATAATATTggatttttccttattttctttttttttcaaaaatgattttttttatctccTTCTATCctatctcttttctttttcttggttttaataAGAGTGAAAAGAgttgagaaaacccttttaaTTTCTTAGTACTCTTAGtttgaaaaactggaaaataatcattccaacttttttattaTGTTAAACCACAAAAATtctttaatatattattttcaaaattcataTATCAAAGTTAATATGGAGGAGAAGTAACAAGAAATCCATACAtaataggaaaaaaatgaagaagaaagagaaaataaaaaggatcATTGACAATGTTTAATAATGAGGGTACAATTGACTTTTTATTAGAGACACACATTTGACTAGTTGTCAACAGGAGGTAATTTGTTTGTCTTATACATAGGGAGAGTAATTTGCAACTTTACCGTAATTACATGGGGGCAATATGTAATTAAggctttttttgttttctatttgtagaaatttgaacaaaaacaagaaacagtgtttggtaaaatttttcttactttaGAAGAAAGAGAATAAAAATCAACTTTGTTTTTAAAACACCAAAACGTGCATTTTTGAGTTTTAAAAACAAAGTTGATTTTTTAAATGTTTCTCTTTTccgtaaaatataaaaaaattttaccaaacactatttttgtttttgttcaaattctacaaataaaaaaaaaagatgtagacaccaaatttttgtcaatttttaatattttctcaagatttttctatttaatgaattatttattttctaacattttaatgtgcatttttctcatttttgcaggtttgcttgaaaaaaaaagagagaaaagaaaagaaaaacaaaccaaacaaaaaaaaaaaaaacacaacaaacaacaaaaagaaaaaaaatcatcataatcatTTTCTCTACCAAAACAACTAGTAACCCATTCCACACTCAATTGCCATGCACCTTTCTTTTCATTGGCAGAAGTCATCATTTCGGAAGATTGAGCACACAAGCTCCATTTTGGCTACAAGTATCTCTCGGCTCTCTTTGGCTGCCACAGGAGACAAGCcacaacaagaaaagaaaactccctgggttctccctctcggctccctctcttttttccaGCAAACTCAACACACAATTCAGAAACAAGGAGGCAGCCGCCGGTTGGACAAAGAGCCTGGAGCTTCCTCGAAATTTTAGTCAAAGGACCACAACCTCATTGAGGTATTCTTTccagcttttcctttttttaattaattagattaaaTGCATGTTTGGCTACCTATTTGTCTCTTTCTTTCACTGATTTTGTTGCTATTGTGGTGTTGTTGAAGTTTTTTTGGGACAAGCCTGGatgaaattaagaaaaaagaaacgatGCTGTGAATGCATGCCAAATGCTTGATAAAATGCCGAAATGGAAAAACGGATTAAAAAGCTGAATATTCTGCATGTTGTTGTCAAAACGGATGACCGTTAGCTAGCACCGGGCTTGGAAATGTGTGCTTATCtaatttttttggagttttgagctttAAAGACATTAgaataattttcttcatttttggggCTGTTTTGATTTAATGCAtccttttgttgttgtttacttGTCAAACTAAGATTATAGTTGTATTGTGGAAGTTATAAGGAGGGTTTTGgtataatttttatgatttttggtgaagatttgagggttttaaaagaataaaaactgAACTGATTTCTTGGCATTTTGACCACTTTCGgctcattttttgtaaaaactaactccgGAATTGGATTCTACGCGAAAAATTGAGTTGGGGTGtgtattttgataatttttgtgATCGGAAAAAATTCGCCGGCGACCGGTGGTGGCGGCGCCGGCAGCCGCCATGTCAGCCATGGTTGGCGGTGGCGAGGAGCTTCAGCCGGCCaggcaagaaaaagaagaaccGGGATGGTTGAAGAAGaagtggaggaagaagaaagaaagaaaagagaagaagaaaaagaaaagaaaggaaagaaaaaaaagaaggtggGTTGGGCTAAAATTTTTAGTGGGCTTGTTTCTTAATATCGGTTGGGCTAGAAGGTCAGACTCATGCTTCTTTTTTGGTTGGGCTTGAGGGATAAAAAGACGGGCTGGCCTGCTcgtttcttttgggtttcggttggACTTAGGTAGTATCCggcccaaaataataaaataacggCCCGATGGCCTTTCTTCTCCCAAATCAGAAACCGAattttgcactttggcccctaatctttggagtagttttcactgcggcccagaacattttaaattcctttcaactcggtccttaaattaatttcactttggtccctgaattttatctttcatttaattttgacccctgaactttgaaaaatataatttttgtcccccaaaagttttcaatttttgcaattcagtccttGGCAAATTTTggctctctttattatgattgtttattttcttcaataactaatt
This window encodes:
- the LOC113701838 gene encoding pyridoxine/pyridoxamine 5'-phosphate oxidase 1, chloroplastic; this translates as MAQNPETVSYLTQKEATEIDELLMGPLGFGVDQLMELAGLSVAAAIAEVYGASKYSHVLTICGPGNNGGDGLVAARHLHHFGYRSAVCYPKRTPKPLYAGLATQLESLSVPFLSEEDLPTELSEHFDIIVDAIFGFSFKGAPRSPFDSLIQRLVSLKKFDKTQKASAIVVSIDIPSGWHVEEGDITGDGIKPDMLVSLTAPKLGAKKFVGQHHFLGGRFVPPIVVDKFKLQLPSYSGTSMCALIEKPPQIEIQAPRENYLSTDFLEEKVEVDPFDQLQKWIHHAVAAGVKDPNLVALSTAGRDGKLSSRIVQLLSVDNNGFVWCTSYESQKGRDLSENPHASILFYWDMLKRQVRVEGSVEKLSDEESEQYFHKNPREIRIRSIASEQSIVVPGRQVLHQQYEELKDYFDRSFSFIPRPTNWGGYRLKPEFFEFWQGEESRVHLKLQYFAKKVDERITWTVDQLTA